One Solea solea chromosome 5, fSolSol10.1, whole genome shotgun sequence genomic window carries:
- the chrna5 gene encoding neuronal acetylcholine receptor subunit alpha-5 isoform X2, with product MTTNVWMKQEWTDMKLRWNPDDYLGITTIRVPSDRLWLPDIVLYDNSDGRFEGTVTKAVVKFDGTITWTPPANYKSACTIDVTFFPFDLQNCSMKFGSWTYDGSQVDVILEDFHVDKQDYFDNGEWEIVKATGSRGVRTDGSSSYPTITYFFIIRRLPLFYTLFLIIPCIGLSFLTILVFYLPSNGGEKISLCTSVLVSLTVFLLVIEEIIPSSSKAIPLIGEYLVFTMIFVTLSIVITVFAINIHHRSSSTHHGMAPWVRKIFLHRLPKLLCMRSHADRYAATGVAGTGGALGLGTRKDSAPELTPPLYTKHHLQAALDSIRYITMHVVKENEVREVVQDWKFVAQVLDRMFLWAFLLVSILGSALLFIPVIYKWANIIVPNHVGSVI from the exons atgacAACCAATGTGTGGATGAAACAG GAGTGGACTGACATGAAACTCAGATGGAACCCTGACGATTATCTGGGCATCACTACTATCAGAGTCCCCTCTGACAGGCTCTGGCTTCCTGACATTGTTCTCTATGATAA CTCAGATGGACGTTTTGAAGGAACTGTCACCAAAGCTGTCGTTAAGTTTGATGGAACTATAACATGGACACCACCAGCCAATTACAAGTCTGCCTGCACCATCGACGTCACCTTCTTCCCATTTGACCTCCAGAACTGTTCCATGAAGTTTGGCTCCTGGACGTATGATGGCTCCCAG GTTGACGTCATTCTGGAGGACTTCCATGTAGACAAACAGGACTACTTTGACAACGGTGAATGGGAGATAGTAAAGGCCACTGGCAGCCGTGGTGTGAGGACAGACGGAAGCTCCTCCTACCCCACCATCACCTACTTCTTCATCATCCGCAGGCTGCCTCTTTTCTACACCCTCTTCCTTATCATCCCATGTATTGGCCTTTCCTTCCTCACCATCCTTGTCTTCTACCTGCCGTCTAACGGCGGCGAGAAGATCTCTCTCTGCACATCAGTGCTGGTGTCGCTCACTGTCTTCCTCCTGGTCATTGAGGAGATTATCCCTTCCTCCTCCAAGGCAATCCCTCTCATCGGCGAGTACCTGGTGTTCACCATGATCTTTGTCACGCTCTCTATTGTGATCACCGTTTTTGCCATCAACATCCATCATCGCTCCTCCTCCACACATCACGGCATGGCACCCTGGGTGAGGAAGATTTTCCTGCATCGGCTGCCAAAGCTGCTGTGCATGCGCAGCCATGCTGACCGCTACGCCGCAACAGGAGTGGCTGGGACAGGAGGAGCATTAGGACTGGGTACGAGGAAGGATTCAGCACCTGAACTCACCCCCCCACTCTACACAAAACATCACCTACAAGCAGCTTTGGATTCTATTCGATACATAACCATGCATGTggttaaagaaaatgaagtgagAGAG gTGGTACAAGACTGGAAGTTTGTAGCCCAGGTTCTTGATCGAATGTTTCTTTGGGCCTTCCTCCTGGTTTCAATCCTGGGATCTGCTCTTCTCTTTATCCCAGTTATTTACAAGTGGGCCAACATCATTGTCCCTAACCATGTTGGAAGTGTCATCTAA
- the LOC131459307 gene encoding UDP-glucuronosyltransferase 2C1-like encodes MAHYGNTFFSAVLLSIIVLTLRPCQGGRILIVPLEGSHWVNMDFMVKALHSRGHSLDVLRTSGSWYIKGDSTYYKTITVSVAEAFNHDFINPILKKIFDIERGGSSALLSFASLQVEMFTAMFNMHRIICDMATIMFKDKELMDVLKERKYDMVLTDPAWGAGIMLAHALNLPLVYNVRWVTSGEGHLAIAPSPLSYIPITGSGLSDKMSFIQRVKNHIFYALWQAQDGFLYSPQYQAVCDAFFGPEVKYTDLLRGADLWLMRADFVFEFPRPTMPNVVYIGGFQCKPSEPLPGHLEEFVQSSGEHGFIIMSLGTFVSELPADVTSEIAAAFAKLPQKVIWKHKGERPATLGNNTLLVDWMPQNDLLGHPKIKLFVAHGGTNGVQEAMYHGVPVVGLPVFFDQYDNLLRLTDRGAAKMVTLATVNKDNFLEAIEEVLKEPSYRTNMQRLSRLHRDKPVKPMDSAIFWIEFVMRHKGAAHLRTESNRMPWYSYHSVDVVLFLVAVVLLIFGTFAALIRCLCFKFCLRAKIKSD; translated from the coding sequence ATGGCACACTATGGAAACACTTTCTTCTCCGCAGTCCTTTTATCCATCATCGTCTTGACATTGAGACCATGTCAGGGCGGCAGGATTTTGATTGTTCCTTTGGAGGGAAGCCACTGGGTGAACATGGATTTCATGGTTAAAGCACTCCACTCTCGGGGACACTCTCTTGATGTGCTACGGACCAGTGGGAGCTGGTATATCAAGGGTGACTCGACGTACTACAAGACAATCACAGTGTCTGTCGCTGAAGCCTTTAATCATGACTTTATCAACCCAATCCTGAAAAAGATCTTTGACATAGAGAGAGGCGGTAGCTCTGCTTTGTTAAGTTTTGCCAGTTTGCAAGTTGAGATGTTTACTGCAATGTTTAACATGCATAGAATAATATGCGACATGGCTACTATTATGTTTAAAGATAAAGAGCTGATGGATGTTTTAAAGGAGCGTAAATATGACATGGTCCTTACTGACCCAGCATGGGGAGCAGGTATCATGTTGGCTCATGCTCTTAATCTACCTCTTGTTTATAATGTGCGATGGGTGACTAGCGGAGAAGGACATTTGGCCATTGCACCTTCACCTTTATCCTATATCCCAATAACTGGCTCAGGGCTGTCAGATAAAATGAGTTTCATACAGAGagttaaaaatcacattttctatGCCCTCTGGCAAGCACAGGATGGGTTTTTATACAGCCCCCAGTATCAAGCTGTGTGTGATGCATTCTTTGGCCCTGAGGTCAAATACACTGACTTACTACGCGGAGCAGACCTGTGGCTTATGAGAGCTGACTTTGTGTTTGAGTTTCCTCGCCCAACAATGCCCAATGTTGTCTATATAGGTGGGTTTCAATGTAAACCTTCAGAACCACTCCCTGGACACCTGGAGGAGTTTGTGCAGAGTTCTGGAGAGCATGGCTTCATCATCATGTCTCTGGGGACTTTTGTGAGTGAACTTCCTGCTGACGTGACAAGTGAGATCGCTGCAGCTTTTGCTAAATTACCACAGAAAGTCATCTGGAAGCATAAAGGTGAACGACCAGCCACCCTGGGCAACAACACTCTGCTAGTGGACTGGATGCCACAGAATGACCTCCTGGGACACCCAAAGATTAAACTATTTGTGGCTCATGGAGGAACAAACGGAGTCCAAGAAGCTATGTATCATGGAGTCCCAGTTGTGGGACTGCCTGTGTTTTTTGACCAGTATGACAACCTGCTCCGTCTGACAGACAGAGGTGCAGCTAAGATGGTTACATTAGCCACAGTGAACAAAGACAATTTCCTAGAAGCAATTGAGGAAGTCCTGAAGGAGCCGTCCTACAGGACGAACATGCAGAGACTCTCCAGGCTGCACAGGGATAAGCCAGTGAAACCGATGGACAGTGCCATCTTCTGGATTGAGTTTGTCATGAGACACAAAGGTGCCGCTCATCTGAGAACAGAGTCCAACAGAATGCCCTGGTATTCCTACCACTCTGTAGATGTGGTGTTGTTCTTGGTTGCAGTTGTGCTGctcatttttggcacatttgcTGCCTTAATAAGGTGTTTGTGCTTTAAATTCTGTTTGAGAGCAAAAATTaaaagtgattaa
- the chrna5 gene encoding neuronal acetylcholine receptor subunit alpha-5 isoform X1 has protein sequence MMLGAGGAATFLALLLLLPLLCCCHLCHSLRVPKLSSYAKAEDKLFKYLFGSYQKWVRPVEYLNQTICVKFGLAISQLVDVDEKKQLMTTNVWMKQEWTDMKLRWNPDDYLGITTIRVPSDRLWLPDIVLYDNSDGRFEGTVTKAVVKFDGTITWTPPANYKSACTIDVTFFPFDLQNCSMKFGSWTYDGSQVDVILEDFHVDKQDYFDNGEWEIVKATGSRGVRTDGSSSYPTITYFFIIRRLPLFYTLFLIIPCIGLSFLTILVFYLPSNGGEKISLCTSVLVSLTVFLLVIEEIIPSSSKAIPLIGEYLVFTMIFVTLSIVITVFAINIHHRSSSTHHGMAPWVRKIFLHRLPKLLCMRSHADRYAATGVAGTGGALGLGTRKDSAPELTPPLYTKHHLQAALDSIRYITMHVVKENEVREVVQDWKFVAQVLDRMFLWAFLLVSILGSALLFIPVIYKWANIIVPNHVGSVI, from the exons GTGTTCCAAAGCTCTCATCTTATGCAAAAGCAGAGGACAAGCTGTTCAAATATCTCTTTGGAAGCTACCAGAAATGGGTTCGTCCAGTGGAATACCTAAACCAGACCATCTGTGTGAAGTTTGGACTGGCCATCTCCCAGCTAGTTGATGTG GATGagaaaaaacagctgatgacAACCAATGTGTGGATGAAACAG GAGTGGACTGACATGAAACTCAGATGGAACCCTGACGATTATCTGGGCATCACTACTATCAGAGTCCCCTCTGACAGGCTCTGGCTTCCTGACATTGTTCTCTATGATAA CTCAGATGGACGTTTTGAAGGAACTGTCACCAAAGCTGTCGTTAAGTTTGATGGAACTATAACATGGACACCACCAGCCAATTACAAGTCTGCCTGCACCATCGACGTCACCTTCTTCCCATTTGACCTCCAGAACTGTTCCATGAAGTTTGGCTCCTGGACGTATGATGGCTCCCAG GTTGACGTCATTCTGGAGGACTTCCATGTAGACAAACAGGACTACTTTGACAACGGTGAATGGGAGATAGTAAAGGCCACTGGCAGCCGTGGTGTGAGGACAGACGGAAGCTCCTCCTACCCCACCATCACCTACTTCTTCATCATCCGCAGGCTGCCTCTTTTCTACACCCTCTTCCTTATCATCCCATGTATTGGCCTTTCCTTCCTCACCATCCTTGTCTTCTACCTGCCGTCTAACGGCGGCGAGAAGATCTCTCTCTGCACATCAGTGCTGGTGTCGCTCACTGTCTTCCTCCTGGTCATTGAGGAGATTATCCCTTCCTCCTCCAAGGCAATCCCTCTCATCGGCGAGTACCTGGTGTTCACCATGATCTTTGTCACGCTCTCTATTGTGATCACCGTTTTTGCCATCAACATCCATCATCGCTCCTCCTCCACACATCACGGCATGGCACCCTGGGTGAGGAAGATTTTCCTGCATCGGCTGCCAAAGCTGCTGTGCATGCGCAGCCATGCTGACCGCTACGCCGCAACAGGAGTGGCTGGGACAGGAGGAGCATTAGGACTGGGTACGAGGAAGGATTCAGCACCTGAACTCACCCCCCCACTCTACACAAAACATCACCTACAAGCAGCTTTGGATTCTATTCGATACATAACCATGCATGTggttaaagaaaatgaagtgagAGAG gTGGTACAAGACTGGAAGTTTGTAGCCCAGGTTCTTGATCGAATGTTTCTTTGGGCCTTCCTCCTGGTTTCAATCCTGGGATCTGCTCTTCTCTTTATCCCAGTTATTTACAAGTGGGCCAACATCATTGTCCCTAACCATGTTGGAAGTGTCATCTAA